From the genome of Streptomyces sp. NBC_01116, one region includes:
- a CDS encoding ornithine cyclodeaminase family protein, producing MSAPVMVGAADMAGTRRMLRVVDVLGEMFVDLAAGRTRSPARTVVEHGDRRVLLVSPAVWEQRAVGSVKVTTLTPDNPVRGLPLIHGIVALTDLETGQITALLDGAELTAVRTGAVAALATRWCTPDDADDLGVIGAGVQARALFRAVTAVRPIRTVRVHSRTRAGAEKFADWIRDTAPRPVRVTVCGTAREAVTDAAIICTATSTDDATPVVEADWVTPGAHVNVIGGTHPDAVELAPALLADAVTVVEDRTAALDGAGEIRAALADGLIKAEDLHELGSLVSGAVDVAGRTTVLRTVGMAIEDTAAAVALFEERRTAERGSGGPTAVAPTEEGVPDGHA from the coding sequence GTGAGCGCGCCCGTGATGGTCGGGGCCGCCGACATGGCCGGAACCCGGCGGATGCTCCGCGTCGTCGACGTGCTCGGCGAGATGTTCGTCGACCTGGCCGCGGGCCGCACCCGCTCCCCGGCCCGCACGGTGGTCGAGCACGGCGACCGGCGCGTCCTCCTGGTCAGCCCCGCCGTCTGGGAGCAGCGCGCGGTGGGCAGCGTCAAGGTCACCACGCTCACCCCCGACAACCCGGTACGCGGCCTGCCGCTGATCCACGGGATCGTCGCGCTCACCGACCTGGAGACCGGGCAGATCACCGCGCTCCTGGACGGCGCCGAACTCACCGCCGTCCGCACCGGCGCCGTCGCCGCACTGGCGACCCGCTGGTGCACGCCCGACGACGCCGACGACCTGGGGGTGATCGGCGCGGGGGTCCAGGCGCGCGCCCTCTTCCGGGCGGTGACGGCGGTCCGCCCGATCCGTACCGTCCGCGTCCACTCGCGCACGCGCGCCGGGGCCGAGAAGTTCGCCGACTGGATCCGCGACACCGCACCACGGCCCGTCCGCGTGACGGTCTGCGGCACCGCGAGGGAAGCCGTCACCGACGCGGCGATCATCTGCACGGCCACCTCGACCGACGACGCCACCCCCGTGGTGGAGGCGGACTGGGTGACCCCCGGGGCGCATGTGAACGTGATCGGCGGCACCCACCCGGACGCCGTCGAGCTCGCCCCCGCCCTGCTGGCCGATGCCGTGACCGTCGTCGAGGACCGGACCGCGGCACTGGACGGCGCGGGTGAGATCCGGGCCGCCTTGGCCGACGGCCTGATCAAGGCCGAGGACCTGCACGAGCTGGGCAGCCTGGTGAGCGGCGCGGTCGACGTCGCCGGCCGCACCACGGTCCTGCGCACGGTCGGCATGGCCATCGAGGACACCGCCGCCGCGGTGGCGCTGTTCGAGGAGCGCCGCACGGCCGAGCGGGGAAGCGGCGGCCCGACCGCCGTCGCGCCGACAGAGGAGGGAGTGCCGGATGGGCACGCATGA